Proteins encoded by one window of Luteimonas yindakuii:
- the dinG gene encoding ATP-dependent DNA helicase DinG, translating into MMDSATAAAAPTPADTPVPTDTPARVLTEAMKDGVRQAYQRLQENTPGFSPRRAQRQMIGIASRALATSGGVAAIQAPTGVGKSLGYLSAGVPIALASQRKLVISTGTVALQSQLFDRDIPAFLKATGLEARVALAKGRTRYLCPRNALELHAGPGQASMFGDMPAEEGERLYDRPPTVLEIDAAGRLLEALADRSWDGDLDDAATPVSPALRGHITTPASGCAGRRCSHAAQCPVLRARQNVREAQVVVTNHALLLSSLTLGEIENGQPLLAPPGEMLLVLDEAHHLPGVAIDQGAARIDLGEAARQVRRMEGLIASAYRTLDKDTIGRLLPGDVIELAARLAKALKAFRNELEQAWTPEPGDREPLWRAPMGRLPDSWMPSIEALADDTRELYNWVHAAQQAASKGKPDEPLRERLLRTLGPVVEAMAQQDALWAGWRREDHDGQPPMARWMAMDRDGELHCHASPVSAAQVLRSLVWREVDAVVMTSATLAAGHDFRAFAAENGLPAHAEMVALDSPFDLQRQAQLVVPRFPVPPDDREGHPREVARWLDRELDWGRGSMVLFTSRWKMEKVAELLPATRRAQVLVQAHGNKSRLVAEHLERVAAGKGSVLFGLNSFGEGLDLPGEACTTVVITQVPFAVPTDPQTATLGEWLESRGHNPFNLIAVPQALRTLTQFAGRLIRTGEDTGRVVILDSRLLTRQYGQRILDALPPFERVIG; encoded by the coding sequence ATGATGGATTCCGCTACCGCCGCCGCCGCTCCGACGCCTGCCGATACGCCTGTGCCCACCGACACCCCCGCCCGCGTCCTGACCGAGGCGATGAAGGACGGGGTGCGCCAGGCCTACCAGCGGCTGCAGGAGAACACCCCGGGATTCAGTCCGCGGCGCGCGCAGCGGCAGATGATCGGCATTGCCTCGCGCGCGCTGGCCACCAGCGGTGGCGTGGCCGCGATCCAGGCTCCCACCGGCGTCGGCAAGAGCCTCGGCTACCTCAGCGCCGGCGTCCCGATCGCGCTCGCCAGCCAGCGCAAGCTGGTGATCAGCACCGGCACCGTGGCGCTGCAGTCGCAATTGTTCGATCGCGACATCCCCGCCTTCCTCAAGGCCACGGGACTGGAAGCGCGGGTCGCGCTGGCCAAGGGCCGCACCCGCTACCTGTGCCCGCGCAACGCGCTGGAGCTGCATGCCGGCCCCGGCCAGGCGTCGATGTTCGGCGACATGCCGGCGGAGGAGGGCGAGCGCCTCTACGACCGCCCGCCGACGGTGCTGGAGATCGACGCCGCCGGCCGGCTGCTCGAGGCGTTGGCCGACCGCTCGTGGGACGGCGACCTCGACGACGCGGCGACACCGGTGTCGCCGGCCCTGCGTGGCCACATCACCACGCCCGCATCCGGCTGTGCCGGCAGGCGCTGCAGTCACGCCGCGCAGTGCCCGGTGCTGCGCGCGCGTCAGAACGTGCGCGAAGCGCAGGTGGTGGTGACCAACCACGCATTGCTGCTCTCGTCGCTGACCCTGGGCGAGATCGAGAACGGCCAGCCGCTGCTGGCGCCCCCGGGCGAGATGCTGCTGGTGCTCGACGAAGCGCACCACCTTCCCGGCGTGGCCATCGACCAGGGGGCGGCACGCATCGACCTGGGCGAGGCCGCGCGCCAGGTGCGGCGCATGGAGGGCCTGATCGCCAGTGCCTACCGCACGCTGGACAAGGACACCATCGGTCGCCTGCTGCCTGGCGACGTGATCGAGCTGGCCGCGCGGCTGGCGAAGGCACTGAAGGCGTTCCGCAACGAGCTCGAACAGGCCTGGACTCCGGAACCCGGCGATCGCGAGCCGCTGTGGCGCGCGCCGATGGGGCGGCTGCCCGACAGCTGGATGCCGTCGATCGAAGCGCTCGCTGACGACACCCGCGAGCTCTACAACTGGGTGCATGCGGCGCAGCAGGCCGCGTCCAAGGGCAAGCCCGACGAACCCCTGCGCGAACGCCTGCTGCGCACGCTCGGCCCGGTGGTCGAGGCGATGGCGCAGCAGGATGCGCTGTGGGCAGGCTGGCGCCGCGAGGACCATGACGGCCAGCCGCCGATGGCACGCTGGATGGCGATGGACCGCGACGGCGAGCTGCACTGCCACGCCTCGCCGGTGTCGGCAGCACAGGTGTTGCGTTCGCTGGTGTGGCGCGAAGTGGATGCGGTGGTGATGACCAGCGCCACGCTGGCGGCGGGACATGATTTCCGGGCCTTCGCCGCGGAGAACGGGCTGCCTGCACATGCCGAGATGGTGGCGCTGGACTCGCCGTTCGACCTGCAGCGCCAGGCGCAACTGGTGGTGCCGCGGTTCCCGGTGCCGCCGGACGACCGCGAAGGCCACCCGCGCGAGGTCGCACGCTGGCTCGACCGCGAACTCGACTGGGGCCGCGGCAGCATGGTGCTGTTCACCTCACGCTGGAAGATGGAAAAGGTGGCCGAGCTGCTGCCGGCCACGCGCCGTGCGCAGGTGCTGGTGCAGGCGCATGGCAACAAGAGCAGGCTGGTCGCCGAGCACCTCGAACGCGTCGCCGCAGGCAAGGGCTCGGTCCTGTTCGGGCTCAACTCGTTCGGTGAAGGGCTCGACCTGCCGGGCGAAGCCTGCACCACGGTGGTGATCACCCAGGTGCCGTTCGCGGTGCCCACCGACCCGCAGACCGCGACGCTCGGCGAATGGCTGGAAAGCCGTGGCCACAACCCGTTCAACCTGATCGCGGTGCCGCAGGCGCTGCGCACCCTGACCCAGTTCGCCGGGCGGCTGATCCGCACCGGCGAGGACACCGGCCGCGTCGTCATCCTCGACTCGCGCCTGCTGACGCGCCAGTACGGCCAGCGCATCCTCGACGCACTGCCGCCGTTCGAACGGGTGATCGGCTAG
- a CDS encoding M14 family metallopeptidase codes for MSTTRAFYPIGTPGVPWTEAERAAWLARQRRLRSHADDVLAAIERLRGDWDVVEYGTLDYPPETYPLLALRSRDWNAARPLALVTGGVHGYETSGVRGALAFAQNHGHEYAGRIDLLVVPCVSPWAYERIHRWNAHAVDPNRSFRADSPAAESAALMALLAPFRDRVLVHIDLHETTDTDESEFRPALAARDGADWVPGSIPDGFYLVDDSEHPQPGFQAAVIEAVARVTHIAPADERGEIIGSPVVAPGVIEYPVQRLGLCAGITGAPYVTTTEVYPDSASATPEQCDAAQVAAIRAALDYALAHPIAR; via the coding sequence ATGTCCACGACCCGCGCGTTCTATCCCATCGGTACACCCGGTGTGCCCTGGACGGAGGCCGAACGCGCCGCCTGGCTTGCGCGCCAGCGTCGGCTGCGCAGCCATGCCGACGACGTGCTGGCGGCCATCGAGCGGCTGCGTGGTGATTGGGACGTTGTCGAGTACGGCACCCTGGACTATCCGCCGGAGACCTACCCGCTGCTGGCATTGCGCAGCCGCGACTGGAACGCGGCGCGCCCGCTGGCGCTGGTGACCGGCGGCGTGCACGGCTACGAGACCAGCGGCGTGCGCGGTGCGCTCGCCTTTGCACAGAATCACGGCCACGAGTACGCGGGGCGCATCGACCTGCTGGTGGTGCCCTGCGTCAGCCCCTGGGCCTACGAACGCATCCATCGCTGGAATGCACATGCGGTCGATCCCAACCGCTCGTTCCGTGCCGACAGCCCGGCTGCGGAGTCCGCCGCGTTGATGGCACTGCTGGCACCGTTTCGCGACCGGGTGCTGGTGCATATCGACCTGCACGAGACCACCGACACCGACGAGTCGGAGTTCCGCCCCGCGCTGGCCGCGCGCGACGGTGCCGACTGGGTGCCGGGCAGCATTCCGGACGGGTTCTACCTGGTCGACGACAGCGAGCATCCGCAGCCCGGCTTCCAGGCTGCGGTGATCGAGGCGGTCGCGCGGGTGACCCATATCGCGCCTGCCGACGAGCGCGGGGAGATCATCGGTTCGCCCGTCGTGGCGCCCGGGGTGATCGAGTATCCGGTCCAGCGCCTGGGCCTGTGTGCGGGCATCACTGGCGCACCGTATGTCACCACCACCGAGGTCTATCCGGACAGTGCCAGCGCCACGCCCGAGCAGTGCGATGCGGCGCAGGTCGCGGCGATCCGCGCAGCGCTCGACTACGCGCTGGCGCATCCGATCGCGCGCTGA
- a CDS encoding HDOD domain-containing protein: MGTGLLAAALAVVAWWWRRASSTRHVVDAMPAQCDADATSTTTVAPPERGWPVVLLELALGPSTVDGRTEAHDEAIVAAGRSLERFASEPNRLPRRPQLLPQLLGALNDETSSASQLAALVGRDPALAANLLRLANSALYRIYPAPVESLERAVTLIGMQGMRQLVALALMQPVMRADGGVFGRLPDLVWEHTQYATLAAREQAARVHGVDAFAVQLLVLLQWLGAIVVVQALRDEHARRDLVALPLPAIADLLQHWAPRLGRLVAQGWDLPARTWQAFERAGPGSELATLVQAACADGAAALDTVHATDAARSPAQLALAAS, translated from the coding sequence GTGGGAACAGGACTGCTGGCGGCTGCGCTGGCGGTGGTGGCCTGGTGGTGGCGACGCGCGTCGTCCACGCGGCACGTAGTGGATGCGATGCCCGCGCAGTGCGACGCCGATGCCACGTCCACGACCACCGTTGCGCCGCCGGAGCGGGGCTGGCCGGTGGTGCTGCTGGAACTCGCGCTTGGCCCGTCGACCGTCGATGGCCGCACGGAGGCACATGACGAGGCCATCGTCGCCGCCGGCCGTTCGCTTGAACGTTTCGCCTCCGAGCCGAACCGCCTGCCGCGCCGGCCGCAGCTGTTGCCGCAGTTGCTCGGTGCCCTCAATGACGAAACATCGTCGGCGTCGCAGCTGGCCGCACTGGTCGGCCGTGATCCGGCGCTGGCGGCGAATCTGCTCAGGCTCGCCAACAGTGCGCTTTACCGGATCTACCCGGCGCCGGTCGAGAGCCTCGAACGCGCGGTCACGCTGATCGGCATGCAGGGCATGCGGCAGCTGGTCGCGCTCGCGTTGATGCAGCCGGTCATGCGCGCCGATGGCGGCGTATTCGGCCGGCTGCCGGACCTGGTCTGGGAACACACCCAGTACGCCACGCTCGCCGCGCGCGAGCAGGCCGCACGGGTGCACGGCGTCGATGCGTTCGCCGTGCAATTGCTGGTGCTGCTGCAGTGGCTGGGCGCGATCGTGGTGGTGCAGGCGTTGCGCGACGAGCACGCCCGACGCGACCTTGTCGCACTACCGCTGCCCGCGATCGCGGACCTGCTGCAACACTGGGCACCGCGGCTCGGACGCCTGGTCGCCCAGGGCTGGGACCTGCCGGCGCGGACTTGGCAGGCCTTCGAGCGTGCCGGCCCGGGCAGCGAGCTGGCGACGCTGGTGCAGGCCGCCTGTGCCGATGGCGCCGCGGCGCTGGATACGGTGCACGCCACCGACGCCGCGCGGTCGCCTGCGCAACTGGCGCTGGCCGCGTCGTAG
- a CDS encoding BON domain-containing protein — protein MKHDHDRHEQRHRGQWQDNEDRQFGRDDDWAARGRHDEGSGARQRHDHGHDQDRHAGQREQRHGQQDPRNDGDYTRQLSERYGHGDGGYNRGAYAQGGFGGSASRQGGFGHGMSGPPVEESREGRYRSHPRLEQYDTSSLDRSRGGDVTTMYQGGEDQPQRTGGHRNGGEPWRGNGGDPAGRGGFRGRGPKGYTRSDERIMENLCEQLAEDDDVDASDISVEVRDGVATLTGTVSHRWMKHRAEDLAEACSGVKDVENRIRVGGRGASEGARHSSGMLPADAPQSTETIDAGNGRRDS, from the coding sequence ATGAAGCACGACCACGATCGACACGAGCAGCGCCACCGCGGCCAGTGGCAGGACAACGAGGACCGGCAGTTCGGCCGCGACGACGACTGGGCTGCCAGGGGCCGACACGACGAGGGCAGCGGTGCACGGCAGCGCCACGACCACGGCCACGACCAGGACCGGCACGCAGGCCAGCGGGAGCAGCGCCACGGCCAGCAGGATCCGCGCAACGATGGCGACTACACCCGCCAGCTCTCGGAGCGCTACGGCCACGGTGACGGCGGCTACAACCGCGGGGCCTACGCGCAGGGTGGATTCGGTGGCAGCGCATCGCGCCAGGGTGGCTTCGGCCATGGCATGTCCGGCCCGCCCGTTGAGGAGTCGCGCGAAGGGCGTTACCGCTCCCATCCGCGCCTGGAGCAATACGACACCTCGTCGCTCGACCGCAGCCGCGGCGGCGACGTCACCACCATGTACCAGGGCGGCGAGGACCAGCCACAGCGCACCGGCGGCCATCGCAACGGCGGTGAACCGTGGCGCGGCAACGGCGGCGATCCCGCCGGGCGTGGCGGATTCCGCGGTCGCGGCCCCAAGGGCTACACGCGCTCGGACGAACGCATCATGGAAAACCTGTGCGAACAGCTGGCCGAGGACGACGATGTCGACGCGTCCGACATCTCGGTGGAGGTCCGCGATGGCGTTGCGACCCTTACCGGCACGGTGTCGCATCGGTGGATGAAGCATCGCGCGGAGGATCTCGCCGAGGCCTGCAGTGGAGTGAAGGACGTCGAGAACCGGATCCGCGTCGGCGGCCGTGGCGCCAGCGAAGGGGCCCGGCACTCCAGCGGCATGCTGCCGGCCGACGCGCCGCAGTCCACCGAGACCATCGATGCCGGCAACGGGCGACGTGATTCTTGA
- a CDS encoding NAD-dependent epimerase/dehydratase family protein, giving the protein MPTSRRDLLKFATLAAAAGAFPALASPTVARAERPLRILILGGTGFTGPFQVAYALARGHSVTLFNRGKRPTPEWPGEVEQLHGDRNTGDLSALDGREWDVCIDNPTTLPFWVRDAGEALRGRVGHYIFISTISVYADGSRPGIDEDAPLAAYTGADPLAETMESFRADMAGLYGPLKAASEAEARRQFGEAVTVVRPGYIVGPRDETGRFTYWPLRVAEGGEVLVPGDGRDPVQFIDGRDLGEWVIRLAETRTFGTFNAVGPARRMDTDAFLARIKEATGSDARFTHVPADFLAAREVRFGADLPIWFPQDHEYGGYGQVDNSRAIAAGLVFRSLSTTVTDLLEWHRALPAERQAEQRAGMSREREAELLREWHAQGEAGTG; this is encoded by the coding sequence ATGCCGACCTCCCGTCGTGATCTGCTGAAGTTCGCCACCCTGGCCGCCGCCGCCGGCGCGTTTCCCGCCCTGGCGAGCCCAACCGTGGCCAGGGCGGAGCGTCCGTTGCGCATCCTGATCCTCGGCGGCACCGGCTTCACTGGCCCGTTCCAGGTCGCGTACGCACTTGCCCGCGGGCACAGCGTGACCCTGTTCAACCGCGGCAAGCGGCCCACGCCGGAGTGGCCGGGCGAGGTCGAACAGCTGCATGGCGATCGCAACACCGGCGACCTCTCCGCCCTCGACGGCCGCGAATGGGACGTATGCATCGACAACCCGACCACGCTGCCGTTCTGGGTGCGCGATGCGGGGGAGGCACTACGCGGCCGGGTGGGGCACTACATCTTCATCTCGACGATCTCGGTCTACGCCGATGGCAGCCGTCCCGGCATCGACGAGGACGCACCGCTGGCCGCGTACACCGGCGCCGACCCGCTGGCCGAGACGATGGAAAGCTTCCGCGCCGACATGGCCGGCCTGTACGGGCCGCTCAAGGCCGCCAGCGAGGCCGAGGCGCGCCGGCAGTTCGGCGAGGCGGTGACCGTGGTGCGCCCCGGCTACATCGTCGGCCCGCGCGACGAGACCGGCCGCTTCACCTACTGGCCGCTGCGCGTGGCCGAGGGCGGCGAGGTGCTGGTGCCCGGCGACGGGCGCGACCCGGTGCAGTTCATCGACGGCCGCGACCTCGGCGAATGGGTGATCCGCCTGGCCGAGACACGCACGTTCGGCACCTTCAACGCCGTCGGGCCGGCAAGGCGGATGGACACCGATGCCTTCCTCGCCAGGATCAAGGAGGCGACCGGCAGCGATGCACGCTTCACCCATGTGCCGGCCGACTTCCTCGCCGCGCGCGAGGTGCGGTTCGGCGCCGACCTGCCGATCTGGTTCCCGCAGGACCACGAGTACGGCGGCTACGGCCAGGTCGACAACAGCCGCGCGATCGCGGCGGGGCTGGTGTTCCGGTCGCTGTCGACCACGGTGACCGACCTGCTGGAATGGCACCGCGCCCTGCCTGCCGAACGCCAGGCCGAGCAGCGCGCCGGCATGTCGCGCGAGCGCGAGGCGGAACTGCTGCGCGAATGGCATGCGCAGGGCGAGGCCGGTACTGGCTGA